One Agrobacterium sp. RAC06 DNA segment encodes these proteins:
- a CDS encoding UDP-glucose dehydrogenase family protein, whose product MRIVMIGSGYVGLVSGACLADFGHDVMCVDKSVEKIEALERGEVPIFEPGLDAIIEHNRAAGRMSFSLDLAGPVADADVVFIAVGTPSRRGDGHADLSYVYAAAREIAAAVKGFTVVVTKSTVPVGTGDEIERIFRSEFPEKDIAVVSNPEFLREGAAIADFKRPDRIVIGSEDERAIEVMREVYRPLYLNEAPLFICERRTSELIKYAANAFLAMKITFINEIADLCEKIGADVQKVSKGIGMDKRIGDKFLHAGPGYGGSCFPKDTLALVKTANDFDSPLRLIEATVLVNDNRKRAMGRKVVAACDGNVQGKKISVLGLTFKPNTDDMRDAPSIAIIQALLDGGADVHVFDPEGMEAAKAVLGPVKYGNNPYEIAADADALVVVTEWDEFRALDFRRLKQEMKAPVIVDLRNIYKADEMAKYGFSHFPIGKRKSKA is encoded by the coding sequence ATGCGTATAGTAATGATCGGTTCGGGTTATGTCGGCCTCGTGTCGGGAGCCTGCCTTGCAGATTTCGGTCATGACGTCATGTGCGTCGACAAGTCGGTCGAGAAAATCGAGGCGCTTGAACGGGGTGAGGTGCCGATCTTCGAACCCGGTCTTGATGCCATCATCGAGCACAATCGTGCGGCTGGCCGAATGAGTTTCTCGCTGGATCTTGCCGGCCCAGTGGCCGATGCCGACGTCGTCTTTATCGCCGTCGGTACCCCGTCGCGCCGCGGCGATGGCCATGCTGACCTTTCCTACGTCTATGCCGCGGCTCGCGAAATTGCCGCTGCCGTCAAGGGTTTCACCGTCGTTGTTACGAAGTCCACGGTACCCGTCGGTACCGGCGACGAGATCGAGCGTATCTTCCGCAGCGAATTCCCCGAAAAGGATATCGCTGTGGTCTCAAATCCCGAGTTTCTTCGCGAAGGTGCAGCAATCGCCGACTTCAAGCGTCCGGACCGCATCGTCATCGGCTCGGAGGATGAGCGGGCAATCGAGGTCATGCGCGAGGTCTATCGGCCGCTTTATCTCAATGAAGCACCGCTCTTCATCTGCGAACGCCGCACATCCGAGCTTATCAAGTATGCTGCAAACGCCTTCCTGGCAATGAAGATCACCTTCATCAACGAAATCGCGGATCTTTGCGAGAAAATCGGCGCTGACGTGCAAAAGGTGTCCAAGGGCATCGGCATGGACAAGCGCATCGGAGATAAGTTCCTGCATGCGGGTCCTGGTTATGGTGGCTCCTGCTTCCCGAAGGATACGCTGGCGTTGGTCAAGACTGCGAATGACTTCGACAGCCCCTTGCGACTGATCGAGGCGACCGTGCTCGTTAACGACAATCGCAAGCGCGCGATGGGAAGAAAGGTCGTTGCCGCCTGTGACGGCAATGTGCAGGGCAAGAAGATCTCTGTCCTTGGACTGACGTTTAAGCCAAACACCGACGACATGCGCGACGCGCCGTCGATCGCCATCATCCAAGCGCTGCTTGACGGTGGCGCTGATGTGCACGTCTTCGACCCAGAAGGCATGGAGGCTGCCAAGGCAGTGCTCGGACCAGTCAAGTATGGCAACAACCCCTATGAGATTGCTGCGGATGCAGACGCTCTGGTCGTCGTGACAGAGTGGGACGAGTTCCGTGCACTCGACTTCCGTCGACTTAAGCAAGAGATGAAGGCACCTGTCATCGTTGATTTGCGCAACATCTATAAGGCGGATGAGATGGCGAAGTACGGCTTCAGCCATTTTCCGATCGGTAAGCGCAAATCGAAGGCTTGA
- a CDS encoding glycosyltransferase family 4 protein — MKVLVMGHSAGQIGGVSNFLRMMQEKAGARHQIDLFTVGPRDTESGALARSLRLLSDYFAFIGFAKKDYDLIHVNPSLDKRSFVRTLVFLLICIMFRKKSVVFFRGWDWDAFRFFFVKSNPVGKIARWILSNSAGFIVLAPSFKTELSRFFPTHRIDVLTTMFDGKYMPVSNFKFYDSPRMLFMSRFIDSKGGIAAIDAYVEIAKVYPDATLVMAGDGPKRVDWENYAVSLGQAAHGVNFVGYVKAETKLAALSDANIFLMPTSHPEGMPNALMEAMGAGLIPVVTEAGGTFDAIKHGELGYMLSEPSAKEMLHAVTSIMSNPTGSTEMSKALRLHAWENFESNAVTSRVINIYEEIVFAG, encoded by the coding sequence ATGAAAGTATTAGTTATGGGACACTCTGCTGGCCAGATTGGTGGGGTAAGTAATTTTCTGCGTATGATGCAGGAGAAGGCCGGTGCGCGCCATCAGATCGACCTATTTACGGTGGGGCCTAGAGATACTGAAAGTGGTGCCCTTGCCCGGTCGCTCCGGCTGTTGTCCGATTATTTTGCCTTTATCGGATTTGCAAAGAAGGACTACGACCTCATTCATGTGAATCCGTCACTTGACAAACGCTCATTCGTCAGAACGCTTGTATTCTTGCTGATATGCATCATGTTTCGAAAGAAATCTGTCGTTTTTTTTCGCGGGTGGGATTGGGACGCCTTTCGGTTCTTCTTCGTTAAGTCCAATCCTGTGGGGAAGATCGCCAGGTGGATACTTTCCAACTCAGCCGGATTCATAGTTTTGGCTCCGTCTTTCAAAACTGAACTTAGTCGTTTTTTCCCGACACACCGCATAGATGTATTGACTACCATGTTTGATGGTAAATACATGCCTGTTTCAAATTTCAAGTTTTACGATAGCCCACGAATGCTTTTCATGTCACGTTTCATAGATAGTAAAGGCGGTATTGCTGCTATCGATGCTTACGTCGAGATTGCAAAGGTTTACCCGGATGCAACCTTAGTCATGGCTGGTGATGGACCGAAGCGTGTCGACTGGGAGAACTATGCGGTTTCGCTAGGTCAGGCTGCGCATGGTGTGAATTTCGTTGGATATGTAAAAGCTGAAACAAAATTGGCGGCTCTCTCTGATGCGAATATCTTTCTCATGCCGACAAGCCATCCAGAAGGGATGCCAAATGCTCTAATGGAGGCAATGGGTGCGGGTTTGATACCCGTCGTAACTGAAGCGGGTGGCACGTTCGACGCGATAAAGCATGGCGAGTTGGGTTATATGCTAAGCGAGCCGTCAGCGAAAGAAATGCTTCATGCTGTAACTTCAATTATGTCCAATCCTACTGGATCGACTGAAATGTCCAAAGCCCTGAGACTGCATGCCTGGGAAAATTTCGAGTCGAACGCAGTTACCTCGCGGGTAATTAATATCTACGAGGAAATTGTCTTTGCTGGCTAA
- a CDS encoding lipopolysaccharide biosynthesis protein, giving the protein MTPKLVARIAKGGFVVGSIKLAGLVVSFLFLLTIARYLDPVRFGIFASAFSVSLMLGAICTFGQHTAVLRFWPAFDEVEDTTSAVYSVQRSLVLCLLLCIVAVAFSLVLWQAEYTFISFGDDPRIWLMIAALGTALAVSNVLMSVFRAMHYTLVAFLPQNVFWRVLAMPVALFPMTWAEPGTVLAVTSGVLWLLNFAQFAILVLKMPAVADFRLKRKVLAETRHTLRATQLGLWGNAVIGPLQQQGSTVVVGMALGPLEAGAFFAALRLANLLSIVEVAANQITGPMMSRSWRSGRLEEVKDIVSTAVVLSTAIAIVGMLVYVGLGGWMLVSFDPSYGFAYTALIILCGAQVVNTFCGPNALLLLMSGHQNSILMIRSAAALLGLGLTYALGMIGGVSLAAFGTALGVALLNVLGMIECSRVTGVSTSFNGVLRRFRDTK; this is encoded by the coding sequence ATGACCCCCAAGTTGGTGGCCCGTATCGCAAAAGGTGGTTTCGTCGTAGGGTCGATCAAGCTTGCCGGGCTGGTTGTGAGTTTTTTATTTTTGCTCACAATTGCCCGTTATCTTGATCCAGTACGGTTTGGAATTTTTGCGTCTGCCTTTTCAGTTTCGCTAATGTTAGGCGCCATCTGCACATTTGGTCAGCATACCGCCGTGTTGCGGTTTTGGCCAGCGTTTGATGAAGTCGAGGATACCACATCGGCAGTCTATTCGGTACAGCGCAGCCTTGTTCTATGCCTACTGTTATGCATTGTCGCAGTCGCGTTTTCTTTGGTACTATGGCAAGCTGAGTATACGTTTATTAGCTTTGGTGACGATCCACGTATTTGGCTCATGATTGCGGCGCTCGGAACTGCGTTGGCTGTCTCCAATGTTCTAATGAGTGTCTTCCGTGCAATGCACTATACGTTGGTCGCTTTTCTGCCGCAAAACGTTTTCTGGCGCGTGCTGGCGATGCCGGTTGCTCTTTTTCCGATGACTTGGGCGGAACCTGGAACTGTCCTGGCAGTCACGTCAGGAGTGCTTTGGCTATTAAATTTTGCTCAATTTGCAATTTTGGTGCTTAAGATGCCTGCGGTTGCAGATTTTAGGCTTAAGAGGAAGGTTCTGGCCGAGACAAGGCATACTTTACGCGCAACCCAACTGGGATTGTGGGGCAACGCCGTGATTGGCCCCCTACAACAACAAGGTTCAACTGTAGTCGTCGGAATGGCCCTTGGCCCCCTTGAGGCGGGTGCTTTCTTTGCTGCCTTGCGTCTCGCAAATCTGCTTTCCATTGTCGAGGTGGCCGCGAACCAGATCACCGGGCCCATGATGTCGAGGTCCTGGCGAAGCGGTAGACTGGAGGAAGTTAAAGACATCGTCTCCACCGCAGTTGTGTTGTCAACCGCGATAGCGATTGTCGGAATGCTTGTATACGTTGGTCTCGGCGGGTGGATGCTGGTTAGTTTCGATCCAAGTTATGGCTTTGCGTATACTGCGCTTATAATTTTGTGCGGTGCGCAAGTCGTTAACACGTTTTGTGGCCCGAATGCGCTTCTGCTGCTCATGTCAGGCCATCAAAATAGCATCCTCATGATAAGGTCAGCTGCCGCTCTATTAGGATTAGGGCTCACTTACGCACTTGGCATGATTGGAGGAGTTTCACTTGCCGCGTTCGGAACTGCGCTCGGTGTTGCGCTGCTTAACGTCCTCGGAATGATTGAATGCTCGCGTGTGACCGGCGTGTCCACCTCGTTCAACGGTGTACTGCGCAGATTTCGAGATACGAAGTGA
- a CDS encoding metallophosphoesterase family protein, with the protein MKHRLGSFFSKRLGRKSAALPRLSLVRPPAVTYAIGDIHGCLNELVALERKIIVDGGSIQGEKLIVMLGDYVDRGPSSSSVIEHLLQPLPSGFSRICLMGNHDQMFVDFCRSPSTSSPWLGLGGDETLASYGVYLEDLSRHPLPSQLRALVPQDHLDFLTSLPVMLSFDQYCFVHAGIDPGLRLDMQADDVLLKSRPHQFNWANFGESFTVIHGHTPVDEVDLRGRRINLDLKVYETGRLAALRIAEENCQLIHTS; encoded by the coding sequence ATGAAGCACAGGCTTGGTTCTTTTTTCAGCAAGAGGCTGGGGCGCAAGTCTGCTGCCCTGCCCCGGCTCTCGCTTGTAAGGCCACCTGCGGTAACCTACGCGATCGGTGACATACATGGATGTTTGAACGAACTTGTTGCTCTTGAACGCAAGATCATCGTGGACGGTGGCAGCATTCAGGGTGAAAAGTTGATTGTAATGTTGGGTGACTATGTCGATCGCGGTCCGTCGTCGTCCTCGGTAATCGAGCATCTGCTCCAACCGCTACCTTCAGGGTTTAGTCGCATCTGCTTGATGGGCAATCATGATCAGATGTTCGTCGACTTCTGCCGTTCCCCTTCGACCAGTTCACCTTGGTTGGGACTCGGAGGCGATGAAACTCTGGCATCCTACGGTGTCTACCTCGAAGATCTAAGCCGGCACCCATTGCCATCGCAGTTACGTGCTCTGGTACCTCAGGATCACCTCGACTTTTTAACTAGTCTCCCTGTCATGCTTTCATTTGACCAATATTGCTTTGTTCATGCTGGAATTGATCCTGGCCTTCGGCTCGATATGCAGGCTGATGACGTCTTGCTGAAGAGCCGACCTCATCAGTTCAACTGGGCTAATTTCGGGGAGAGTTTCACGGTGATCCACGGGCACACGCCTGTTGATGAGGTGGATCTTCGTGGTCGACGCATAAATCTTGATCTGAAAGTGTATGAAACTGGGAGACTGGCTGCTTTGAGAATTGCTGAAGAGAATTGTCAGCTTATCCACACCAGTTAA
- a CDS encoding GumC family protein, whose amino-acid sequence MEQEIDLKSIIGLFRRQLWLMVSIVIAIVILTGGVLYTLTPKYTATNKVMVDLSNKDLLQPDERMNVSVSDANARVESEVAILRSDNIYLEVVRRENLLSDPEFGVQPGRFDWIKSYLNLNSGTAPSGEFLLGQTLSRLQSAVSVRRQGLTYIIEISVTSREPAKSARLANAIASAYIDLQLQSKISRTVSSRNIIQAQISQANNSLIESERGFDRYLSENLDRIEQESASPRIAQLRSEFERIRTERERVSGLAQVVELSLNAGDISALTANLQADAIRQLQERQQEVNAALGQVADGSQRALNLRSELEQIQAQIVEEAGRELTKLQQEVASYDNRGDTVRTEMRTAMLNSNLPPEVLTEIYSLQQSSEIARNQYQSLLQRLQELDVQAQLQVADARIVNEASAPTSASFPNKRLILAIAAVFALGLGGAIAVLRELFIGGFTSEEQVEQVLRTPLATTIPRQTGSSNLMKIGVADMVVSAPLSVFSESIRRLRVLVERRKADLVKDSSDEKSGLVIMVTSTEPNEGKSTTALALARTLARSGKKTLIIDCDLRKPSLSKLTGVNAAPWLSEVLRGQELPPSVSKQALTDPLSDLSMIFGSRVSDIATDDLLMGDRFNQILRTARRHFDYIVIDTPPVGAVVDALYLARFTDMVVFVLKWASTPQTMAKKALAALKEQSGPETKHVLVLNQKEKPSGGKYSSYAAYYGQSEGD is encoded by the coding sequence ATGGAACAAGAGATCGACCTGAAGTCCATAATCGGTCTGTTCAGGCGTCAGTTGTGGCTGATGGTTTCGATTGTCATTGCTATTGTCATATTGACTGGAGGTGTGCTTTACACCCTGACCCCTAAGTATACAGCGACCAACAAAGTTATGGTCGACCTGTCCAATAAGGATCTCTTGCAACCAGACGAGCGAATGAATGTGTCGGTCAGTGACGCAAACGCCCGCGTTGAGAGTGAAGTGGCAATCCTTCGGTCAGATAACATCTATTTAGAAGTCGTCCGACGCGAGAATTTGCTGTCTGATCCCGAGTTCGGCGTTCAGCCAGGACGTTTCGACTGGATCAAGTCTTATCTCAATCTGAATTCTGGGACTGCTCCCTCTGGCGAGTTTCTGTTAGGACAAACCCTTTCAAGACTTCAATCTGCAGTGTCGGTTCGGCGCCAGGGCTTGACATATATTATTGAGATCTCAGTGACATCTCGAGAGCCGGCAAAGTCGGCAAGATTGGCCAACGCAATTGCCTCGGCCTATATCGATCTGCAACTGCAGTCGAAGATTTCAAGAACGGTTTCATCCCGCAACATCATTCAGGCCCAGATCAGCCAGGCAAACAATAGCCTGATCGAAAGCGAGAGGGGTTTCGACCGATATCTGAGCGAGAACCTTGACCGCATCGAACAGGAATCTGCGTCGCCCAGGATCGCACAGCTCCGTTCGGAGTTTGAGAGAATCCGGACTGAGCGCGAACGCGTAAGCGGGCTCGCACAAGTCGTTGAGCTAAGCTTGAATGCCGGCGACATTTCCGCGTTGACCGCAAACCTGCAGGCGGATGCAATTCGTCAGTTGCAGGAACGCCAGCAGGAAGTGAATGCTGCCCTCGGGCAGGTGGCTGATGGCAGCCAGAGAGCGCTGAATCTTCGCTCGGAGCTTGAGCAGATCCAGGCGCAAATCGTCGAGGAAGCAGGCCGGGAGCTCACAAAGCTTCAGCAGGAAGTGGCATCCTATGATAATCGTGGGGACACGGTTCGGACCGAGATGCGAACTGCGATGCTGAATAGCAATCTTCCTCCTGAAGTTCTAACAGAAATCTATTCTCTGCAGCAGTCTTCTGAAATCGCGAGAAACCAGTACCAGAGTCTACTTCAGCGTCTTCAGGAGCTCGATGTCCAGGCCCAACTGCAAGTCGCCGACGCGCGGATCGTGAATGAAGCCTCGGCTCCGACATCGGCGTCTTTCCCGAACAAGCGCCTGATACTCGCCATTGCGGCTGTCTTCGCGCTAGGTCTCGGCGGCGCAATTGCCGTGTTGCGGGAACTCTTCATCGGTGGTTTCACGTCGGAGGAGCAGGTCGAGCAGGTTTTGCGAACACCGCTTGCGACCACAATTCCGAGACAAACTGGTTCCTCGAACTTAATGAAGATTGGCGTGGCTGACATGGTTGTCTCGGCACCGCTGTCTGTGTTTTCTGAAAGCATCAGGCGGTTGCGCGTGTTGGTCGAGCGTCGCAAGGCAGACCTGGTGAAAGACAGTTCCGATGAGAAGAGCGGCCTCGTAATCATGGTCACTTCGACAGAGCCGAATGAGGGCAAGTCGACAACGGCACTCGCCCTCGCCCGTACTCTAGCAAGGTCTGGAAAAAAAACTTTGATCATTGACTGTGACTTGCGCAAACCCAGTCTCAGTAAACTAACAGGGGTCAATGCCGCACCGTGGTTGAGCGAAGTGCTGCGCGGCCAAGAGCTGCCACCATCTGTCTCAAAACAAGCGCTGACAGATCCGTTGAGTGATCTTTCGATGATCTTTGGATCACGCGTGTCCGACATTGCCACGGACGACCTTCTGATGGGCGATCGCTTCAACCAGATCTTGAGGACAGCGCGGCGGCATTTCGACTACATTGTGATTGATACCCCTCCCGTTGGCGCCGTTGTGGACGCGCTTTACCTCGCGCGGTTCACGGACATGGTCGTGTTTGTCTTGAAATGGGCAAGCACACCCCAGACCATGGCCAAAAAGGCACTCGCAGCGCTTAAGGAGCAGAGCGGACCGGAGACCAAACACGTTCTTGTTCTGAACCAGAAGGAAAAGCCGTCTGGTGGCAAGTATAGTTCCTACGCTGCCTATTACGGTCAGTCAGAAGGCGATTGA
- a CDS encoding glucuronosyltransferase: MARIESAYLVSDCNQNTPFRLVVCALQLIKIINRLRPDVVITTGAAPGLLALIVAKGYGAKTIWIDSVANADAISLSGRLANRFADLWVTQWQHLAKRNGPKFLGSVL; the protein is encoded by the coding sequence ATGGCCAGGATTGAGTCAGCATACTTGGTAAGTGACTGTAACCAGAATACTCCTTTTCGGCTCGTGGTTTGCGCTCTTCAGTTGATTAAAATTATTAATAGGCTGAGGCCAGACGTCGTCATCACAACGGGGGCAGCACCCGGGCTGCTAGCACTGATAGTTGCTAAAGGTTATGGCGCTAAAACGATTTGGATAGACAGCGTTGCAAACGCCGACGCAATTTCGCTAAGCGGACGGCTCGCGAACAGGTTCGCTGATCTGTGGGTCACCCAGTGGCAGCATTTGGCGAAGCGTAACGGTCCAAAATTTCTTGGGAGCGTCCTTTGA
- a CDS encoding glycosyltransferase, with amino-acid sequence MILVTIGTQLPFDRLIREVDSVARCTDEEFFGQVGSGKYKPENFPYVDKLFPHEFEAKVKEARAIIGHAGIGTVLTGQKYNKPVILMPRMRKFHEHRNDHQVATASRLTDIAGVYIFQDANSLLKILKLQELGSAVMDLRNRDSFVTNLRRELKLMTKGD; translated from the coding sequence TTGATATTGGTAACCATCGGCACTCAGCTACCGTTCGACCGTTTAATTAGAGAAGTTGATTCTGTCGCTCGGTGCACAGACGAAGAATTTTTCGGCCAAGTTGGCAGTGGAAAATATAAGCCGGAGAACTTTCCTTATGTCGATAAGCTGTTTCCTCATGAGTTCGAAGCTAAAGTCAAAGAAGCGCGGGCCATAATTGGACATGCTGGCATTGGTACCGTGTTGACTGGTCAGAAATACAATAAACCGGTAATTCTTATGCCTCGGATGAGAAAATTTCATGAGCATCGAAATGATCACCAAGTCGCTACGGCATCTCGCTTGACCGATATTGCGGGGGTGTACATTTTCCAAGACGCCAATTCGTTGCTCAAAATCCTGAAATTACAAGAATTAGGGTCCGCAGTGATGGACCTCCGAAACCGAGACAGCTTTGTAACGAATCTTCGCAGAGAACTGAAGCTCATGACCAAAGGGGACTGA
- a CDS encoding sugar transferase — MAELGAVGHSHAFGSSIGGSGFRRPKSMDLLLKRALDVVASLSVLILLMPALLLIAILVRLESPGSPIFSQLRWGMNGKKIRIYKFRSMRADLCDSSGVAQTVKDDPRITRLGAFLRKSNLDELPQLFNVLIGDMSLVGPRCHAIGMLAGGMLYEELVPTYHQRHKMRPGLTGLAQMRGLRGPTDKVSKAKARVHADLHYVENFSFILDLKIIFGTIWSELKGGKGF; from the coding sequence ATGGCAGAGCTGGGCGCCGTTGGTCATAGTCATGCGTTTGGATCCTCGATTGGTGGATCCGGCTTCCGCCGACCTAAGTCTATGGACCTTCTCTTGAAGAGGGCGCTTGATGTTGTGGCTTCACTTTCGGTCCTCATTCTACTGATGCCTGCACTTTTATTGATAGCAATCCTTGTGCGGCTTGAGAGCCCCGGCTCGCCGATCTTTTCGCAGTTGCGCTGGGGAATGAATGGCAAGAAGATCCGTATCTATAAATTCCGTTCTATGCGTGCAGATCTTTGTGACTCCTCTGGCGTTGCACAGACCGTGAAAGATGACCCTCGGATTACCAGACTAGGTGCCTTCTTGCGTAAATCTAATCTCGATGAATTGCCGCAGTTGTTCAACGTGTTGATTGGTGACATGTCGCTCGTTGGACCGCGCTGTCATGCAATTGGCATGTTGGCAGGTGGAATGCTCTATGAAGAACTCGTACCGACCTATCATCAGCGTCACAAGATGCGCCCAGGTTTAACTGGCTTGGCACAGATGAGGGGTTTAAGGGGGCCTACCGACAAGGTTTCGAAGGCGAAAGCCCGCGTCCATGCTGATCTACATTATGTTGAAAATTTTTCCTTCATCTTAGACTTGAAGATTATCTTCGGCACGATCTGGTCGGAGTTGAAGGGTGGCAAGGGCTTCTGA
- a CDS encoding polysaccharide pyruvyl transferase family protein yields MLSKDRSKSVVCYIYLKTNFLNVGDALINKELLKILTEFSDVVVDVSGAPTAFVDSLSINELPNVAVRRMGPFRLYMSMVRDKMLGKRVVYVLMPGGNRGEKSFALYLLNVLYNGYLAIMRISGVRLVQFGVSFEHLGPRYVKILRGRSKFIDAIFVRDQMSLQYATKLGIKIAGLMPDLAFNLNFDRLGFASRTDVVPTPARIALSFRTDGKHASEEEVTLFVHAVKKRYPKNPLRFVSQVKSDARFMRQLADRFGADGDGDVDFMEIVNDPYDFRTVYADCSIIFSNRLHALLMAMASGCIPFAVLNDESGEKVRGVFQEIRLEGNVLCVSDELSMIDMRESIPQESVKIVEASKQMLRSVISLAVLRS; encoded by the coding sequence ATGTTGAGTAAAGATCGTAGTAAAAGTGTCGTTTGCTATATCTATTTAAAGACAAATTTTTTAAATGTTGGTGATGCCCTTATTAATAAAGAGTTACTCAAAATACTTACAGAATTTTCCGATGTTGTCGTAGACGTATCTGGTGCTCCAACTGCATTTGTAGACAGCTTGAGCATCAATGAGCTGCCAAACGTGGCGGTCCGTCGGATGGGGCCATTTCGACTGTATATGAGTATGGTCAGGGATAAAATGTTAGGAAAGCGGGTAGTTTACGTGTTGATGCCCGGTGGGAACCGAGGTGAAAAAAGCTTTGCCCTTTATCTGTTAAACGTTCTTTACAACGGTTATCTCGCAATTATGCGTATCTCTGGAGTCAGGTTGGTACAATTTGGCGTCAGTTTCGAGCATCTTGGGCCACGATATGTGAAAATACTTCGTGGGCGTTCGAAATTTATAGACGCTATTTTTGTCCGTGATCAGATGAGTCTTCAGTATGCAACGAAACTAGGTATAAAGATTGCAGGTCTTATGCCAGATCTTGCCTTTAATCTAAATTTTGACAGGTTAGGATTTGCTTCGCGCACAGACGTTGTTCCTACCCCTGCGCGAATTGCTCTATCGTTTCGTACGGACGGTAAGCATGCTTCTGAAGAGGAGGTGACGCTTTTCGTTCACGCTGTGAAGAAGCGTTACCCCAAGAATCCGCTGAGGTTCGTTTCGCAAGTAAAGTCAGATGCACGCTTCATGAGACAGCTTGCCGACCGGTTTGGGGCCGACGGAGACGGCGATGTGGATTTTATGGAGATTGTAAACGACCCGTATGACTTCAGAACTGTTTATGCTGATTGTTCAATTATTTTTTCTAACAGACTTCATGCCTTGTTAATGGCGATGGCTAGTGGGTGCATTCCTTTTGCCGTCCTAAATGATGAAAGTGGAGAGAAAGTACGCGGTGTTTTCCAGGAGATACGACTTGAAGGTAATGTTCTCTGCGTTTCTGATGAATTAAGTATGATTGACATGCGAGAAAGCATACCTCAAGAATCTGTGAAAATCGTTGAGGCCTCAAAGCAGATGCTGAGGAGCGTCATATCTTTGGCGGTGTTGCGTAGTTGA
- a CDS encoding NAD-dependent epimerase/dehydratase family protein, giving the protein MHYFITGTAGFIGFHLARRLLSDGHQVTGFDGMTPYYNVKLKQMRHAALAQYPAFKPVIAMLEDREAVEEAMATAKPDVVIHLAAQAGVRYSLENPQSYLTSNVTGSYNIIELAERHKVKHLMLASTSSIYGANPTVPFHETDRADEPLTIYAATKKSMELMAHAHAHLYKTPTTAFRFFTVYGPWGRPDMALFKFVDLMLNDQPIEIYGEGKMSRDFTYIDDLVEAIVRISHIIPNESNRVADDKIETLSRHAPYRLVNIGGGQPENLMDFVEMVEKALGKASIRQMLPMQKGDVPRTYAAPNLLQALTGYTPSTKLADGVEAFVQWYLDLTKSERLS; this is encoded by the coding sequence ATGCATTACTTCATCACCGGCACCGCCGGCTTTATCGGCTTCCACTTAGCCCGCCGGCTTCTGTCCGACGGGCATCAGGTGACCGGCTTTGACGGCATGACGCCGTATTACAACGTCAAGCTGAAGCAAATGCGTCATGCGGCGCTGGCGCAGTATCCGGCGTTCAAGCCGGTCATTGCGATGCTTGAGGATCGTGAAGCCGTCGAAGAGGCGATGGCAACGGCAAAACCAGATGTGGTGATCCATCTCGCCGCCCAGGCTGGCGTGCGCTACAGCCTGGAGAACCCACAATCCTATCTGACATCCAACGTCACAGGTTCCTACAACATCATCGAGCTTGCCGAGCGCCACAAGGTCAAGCACCTGATGCTCGCCTCGACGTCATCGATCTATGGCGCCAACCCGACTGTCCCTTTCCATGAGACAGACCGGGCGGACGAGCCGCTGACGATTTATGCCGCGACGAAGAAGTCGATGGAGTTGATGGCGCATGCTCATGCGCATCTCTACAAGACGCCGACCACGGCTTTCCGCTTTTTCACGGTCTATGGACCTTGGGGCCGACCGGACATGGCGCTGTTCAAGTTCGTCGATCTCATGCTGAACGACCAGCCGATCGAGATCTATGGTGAGGGCAAGATGAGTCGCGACTTCACCTACATCGACGATTTGGTGGAGGCGATCGTCCGGATCTCGCATATTATCCCTAATGAGTCCAACCGCGTCGCGGACGACAAGATCGAGACCCTCTCACGCCACGCACCGTACCGCTTGGTCAACATCGGCGGTGGTCAGCCTGAGAACCTGATGGACTTCGTCGAAATGGTGGAGAAGGCGCTCGGAAAGGCGTCAATCCGCCAGATGCTCCCTATGCAAAAAGGGGACGTGCCCCGCACTTACGCAGCGCCCAATCTTCTGCAAGCGCTGACTGGCTATACGCCAAGCACCAAACTCGCGGATGGCGTTGAAGCGTTCGTGCAATGGTATCTCGATCTCACCAAGTCAGAGAGGTTATCATGA